Proteins from a genomic interval of Gadus morhua chromosome 19, gadMor3.0, whole genome shotgun sequence:
- the lpar1 gene encoding lysophosphatidic acid receptor 1, producing the protein MMMSEEDAEQCYYNESIAFFYNRSMKPLAREWDAVSKLVMGLGITVCVFIMLANLLVMVAIYVNRRFHFPIYYLMANLAAADFFAGLAYFYLMFNTGPNTQRLSVSTWLLRQGLIDTSLTASVANLLAIAIERHITVFRMQLHTRMSNRRVVVVIVVIWTLSIVMGAIPSAGWNCICGLDYCSNMAPLYSNSYLVFWAVFNLLTFVVMVTLYAHIFVYVRRRTMRMSRHSSGPRRNRDTMMSLLKTVVIVLGAFILCWTPGLVLLLLDVFCPSCTVLTYEKFFLLLAEFNSAMNPIIYSYRDKEMSATFRQILCCQRQENLNGTVAEGSDRSASSVNHTVLSPGGGSSGGGGGGGAHNQHHQLQHHNEHSVV; encoded by the exons ATGATGATGTCGGAGGAGGACGCGGAGCAGTGCTACTACAACGAGAGCATCGCCTTCTTCTACAACCGCAGCATGAAGCCGCTGGCCCGCGAGTGGGACGCGGTCAGCAAGCTGGTGATGGGGCTGGGCATCACGGTGTGCGTCTTCATCATGCTGGCCAACCTGCTGGTGATGGTGGCCATCTACGTCAACCGCCGCTTCCACTTCCCCATCTACTACCTGATGGCCAACCTGGCGGCGGCCGACTTCTTCGCGGGGCTGGCCTACTTCTACCTGATGTTCAACACGGGGCCCAACACGCAGCGGCTCTCCGTGTCCACCTGGCTGCTGCGGCAGGGCCTGATCGACACCTCGCTCACCGCCTCCGTGGCCAACCTGCTGGCCATCGCCATCGAGCGTCACATCACCGTGTTCCGCATGCAGCTGCACACGCGCATGAGCAACCGccgcgtggtggtggtgatcgTCGTCATCTGGACACTGTCCATCGTCATGGGCGCCATCCCCAGCGCGGGCTGGAACTGCATCTGCGGCCTGGACTACTGCTCCAACATGGCCCCGCTCTACAGCAACTCCTACCTGGTGTTCTGGGCCGTGTTCAACCTGCTCACCTTCGTCGTCATGGTGACGCTGTACGCCCACATCTTTGTGTACGTGCGGCGGCGCACCATGCGCATGTCCCGCCACAGCTCGGGCCCGCGGCGCAACCGGGACACCATGATGTCCCTGCTGAAGACGGTGGTGATCGTGCTCG GAGCCTTCATCCTGTGCTGGACACCaggtctggtcctcctcctgctaGACGTCTTCTGCCCCAGCTGCACCGTCCTCACCTACGAGAAGTTCTTCCTGCTCCTGGCCGAGTTCAACTCCGCCATGAACCCCATCATCTACTCCTACCGCGACAAGGAGATGAGCGCCACCTTCAGGCAGATCCTGTGCTGCCAGCGGCAGGAGAACCTCAACGGGACCGTAGCGGAGGGGTCCGACCGCTCGGCCTCGTCCGTCAACCACACCGTGCTCAGTCCTGGGGGCggcagtagtggtggtggtggtggtggtggagcacacaaccaacaccaccagcttCAGCACCACAACGAACACTCAGTGGTGTGA